One genomic region from Octopus sinensis unplaced genomic scaffold, ASM634580v1 Contig15464, whole genome shotgun sequence encodes:
- the LOC118761588 gene encoding galactokinase-like, giving the protein MVLHRNPQLRFEFEGSPVKAISLATVIVGSHSHNGSSSITTLSPDISEPHFVTCSDLSQWFSPGYPKWTNYIKGVLVNFKDFARPFNLVVATSIPIGGGLSSSAALEVASYLFFEQLFLNSTKEPSLLSKALVCQKAEHNFAGTPCGIMDQLVSFCGKENHAIL; this is encoded by the exons ATGGTTTTACATCGGAATCCGCAGTTAAGATTTGAATTCGAAGGATCGCCTGTtaaa gcAATTTCTCTTGCTACTGTTATCGTTGGCTCACATTCTCACAACGGATCCAGTTCAATTACGACATTATCACCAGATATTAGCGAACCACATTTTGTTACATGTTCTGATCTATCTCAATGGTTTTCTCCTGGATATCCAAAATGGACAAATTATATTAAAGGAGTTCTTGTGAACTTTAAAg atTTTGCACGACCTTTTAACCTTGTCGTGGCTACTTCTATTCCAATTGGAGGCGGATTATCTAGCTCTGCTGCCCTTGAAGTCGCTTCATACCTGTTCTTTGAGCAACTCTTTTTAAATTCCACTAAAGAACCATCCTTGCTGTCCAAAGCACTTGTTTGTCAAAAAGCAGAACATAATTTCGCGGGAACTCCTTGTGGGATCATGGATCAACTTGTATCTTTTTGTGGAAAAGAAAATCACGCA ATCTTGTGA
- the LOC115230387 gene encoding uncharacterized protein LOC115230387, with translation MSVSPSAGAHSYTPVDMSKRQRVGFDLHELEEWEEDVEFTQEIVNQCIESEKRNKSQPHSNLIVSIDKNSQEAHLRALSRELEMANVKTELLENELICYEGKVREMQGKLHHLQSEKSRIIFDNQSERCLININQ, from the exons ATGTCAGTTTCTCCCTCTGCTGGAGCTCATTCTTACACTCCTGTCGATAT GAGTAAAAGACAAAGAGTTGGTTTTGATTTACATGAATTGGAAGAATGGGAAGAGGATGTTGAATTTACTCAAGAAATTGTCAACCAGTGCATAGAGTCAGAAAAACGGAATAAATCTCAACCTCATTCT AATTTGATTGTTTCCATTGACAAGAATAGTCAAGAAGCTCATCTACGTGCTCTTTCTCGAGAATTGGAAATGGCAAATGTAAAGACCGAACTACTGGAAAACGAACTTATTTGTTACGAAGGAAAAGTCAGAGAAATGCAGGGAAAACTTCATCATCTTCAGTCTGAGAAAAGCCGAATAATTTTTGATAATCAATCTGAGCGGTGtctaataaatataaatcaatag